One Acidobacteriota bacterium genomic window carries:
- a CDS encoding thrombospondin type 3 repeat-containing protein has product MNNTLPTRVRRAGAWALLVAALATAPIAAGTFYVDLGNTSGNEDGSQAHPYRTVQAGINGASTRNILLASLNLDPNVFLDLRVDTVRVLPGKYIGTIVLLSGLKLIGGDPNAATPDPNITILDGGGRGPVVQILPASTETKLQGFTIQGGFGFLGGGVFVQGGAPTITGNIIRGNQVLGTATSASHGGGMSIAADAIVEGNLIEDNVAIAGMGGGVSLTSGSPSITRNTIRGNRALASTGAYFGYGGGIAVDRTVAVPSISNNVILGNRADAGGGGIDVYRSIPIIAHNVIAGNSAVGARVLPGSGGGINVVGEKGKETSFHPSIVNNVVTGNRGVTAGGINSFRARPVFAGNDFFDNHPGDGGLPRSPIGLDRNVGIDPAFDPAGFVPSPDDPPGLGSAFVPSATSPLIDAGSDGVLQVEPGPDGDPGSDPSVPNDPAQDNLYRRLVRLPLFDVQNSLRPFNSSGAGVGFDIGAFERVPNPGDPNDPDGDGVPGDPNVRIPINPCLGGVITGSCTDNCPLAFNPGQEDADGDGIGDACDNCRFVRNGCDPKVPATFFRCATDPNGPSAFELLHGGQLDLDGDRVGDLCDKDRDDDGVLEDADGDPNRYQPCVGGQRTGCDDNCPDTTNATQHDADSDGVGDACDNCPRRRNGYCDPNDEATFSLCDANHDRQLEPDEILNRGQADTEADPNGRTEDPNGVSFRDGIGDACDNCPTVPNGTCGLTALPYACDVNLDGTTTSAESALGNQRDQDGDHVGDACDPDRDNDLVPQDLADPNAPGSLLPTCAGGATTGCNDNCRTKRNPTQADADSDGIGDLCDNCPTVYNPSQSNFDRDKEGDACDLDDDNDGVNEGIPDPSDPNNLLPPCAPDPNGNFSNCNDNCPFLFDKRQSDIDHDGTGDSCDPDLDGDGIDQFFPADPNTVFAAIDPNVGFTDPNNLIPIFRCIGGALAGCSDNCPRLPNGACDPNDVLSLPRCDVNFDGVTDPNELALGNQADGDGDGVGDACDNCPNKPNSDQADANGDGIGDACDVDIDRDCVLTHYDPNVPAPGYCTGGITVLADDNCASTYNPNQEDADFDLVGDACDNCSMAPNGACDPNQPATLPLCDVDMNGVTGPAEIAISGQLDTDHDGLGDACEPSLKCIAIPRIGIADSDADRIDDDGDMDGTPGDNPCRAGDVSRCDDNCPCTPNSAQLDADGDGVGDDCDADADGDCVLTVYDPNEPAPANCPGGVAIPASDNCPGVYNPTQADADGDGVGDACDSCPNPPYAGALQSDSDEDGIGDACDNCPSVYNPQQTDANQNGTGDACEGVGLELTLTPRGGSKGAVTPGGFVGFDVRLRNRTQAGARADVSVTLRDPSGRIVQRRKPFVLEGFAGVTSTSPSSMNIPHDGKRGTWLIVADAQVRDSQVTLSAALAVTVK; this is encoded by the coding sequence ATGAACAACACCCTTCCGACCCGAGTCCGTCGCGCCGGCGCATGGGCGCTGCTGGTCGCGGCGCTGGCCACCGCGCCGATCGCCGCCGGCACCTTCTACGTCGACCTGGGCAACACCAGCGGGAACGAGGACGGGTCGCAGGCGCACCCCTACCGAACCGTCCAGGCGGGGATCAACGGCGCCAGCACGCGCAACATCCTCCTCGCGTCGCTCAATCTCGACCCCAACGTCTTTCTCGATCTCCGGGTCGACACCGTGCGGGTCCTGCCGGGAAAGTACATCGGAACGATCGTCCTCCTCTCGGGCCTGAAGCTGATCGGAGGCGATCCCAACGCCGCGACGCCCGATCCCAACATCACGATTCTCGATGGGGGCGGGCGCGGCCCGGTCGTGCAGATCCTGCCCGCCTCGACCGAGACGAAGCTGCAGGGGTTCACGATCCAGGGCGGGTTCGGCTTCCTCGGCGGCGGAGTGTTCGTCCAGGGTGGAGCGCCGACGATCACGGGCAACATCATCCGCGGCAACCAGGTTCTCGGCACGGCCACGAGCGCCTCGCACGGCGGCGGGATGTCGATCGCCGCCGACGCCATCGTCGAAGGCAACCTCATCGAGGACAACGTCGCCATCGCGGGCATGGGGGGCGGCGTGAGCCTGACGTCGGGGTCGCCATCCATCACCCGGAACACGATTCGCGGAAATCGCGCGCTGGCGTCGACCGGGGCCTACTTCGGGTACGGCGGCGGGATCGCCGTGGACCGCACGGTCGCGGTCCCGTCGATCTCGAACAACGTCATCCTCGGAAACCGCGCCGACGCGGGGGGCGGCGGCATAGATGTCTACCGCTCGATCCCGATCATCGCGCACAACGTCATCGCCGGAAATTCCGCCGTCGGGGCCAGGGTCCTCCCGGGAAGCGGGGGGGGCATCAACGTCGTGGGAGAGAAGGGGAAGGAGACGAGCTTCCACCCCTCGATCGTCAACAATGTGGTCACCGGGAATCGCGGGGTCACGGCGGGGGGCATCAACTCGTTTCGAGCCCGCCCCGTCTTCGCGGGAAACGATTTCTTCGACAACCACCCGGGAGACGGCGGGCTCCCGCGCTCACCCATCGGCCTCGATCGCAACGTCGGCATCGACCCGGCGTTCGACCCCGCCGGCTTCGTCCCCTCCCCGGATGATCCGCCGGGGCTGGGATCGGCGTTCGTCCCCTCGGCGACGTCGCCCCTCATCGATGCCGGATCGGACGGAGTTCTCCAGGTGGAGCCGGGCCCGGACGGGGATCCGGGCAGCGATCCCTCCGTGCCGAACGATCCAGCCCAGGACAATCTGTATCGGCGGCTGGTCCGCCTGCCGCTGTTCGACGTGCAGAACTCGCTCCGGCCGTTCAATTCGAGCGGCGCGGGGGTCGGCTTCGACATCGGCGCCTTCGAGCGCGTCCCCAACCCCGGAGATCCGAACGACCCCGACGGGGACGGCGTGCCCGGCGATCCCAACGTGCGCATCCCCATCAACCCCTGCCTGGGGGGCGTGATCACGGGCTCGTGCACCGACAACTGCCCGCTCGCCTTCAACCCCGGGCAGGAGGACGCCGACGGCGACGGGATCGGCGACGCGTGCGACAACTGCCGGTTCGTCAGGAACGGGTGCGACCCGAAGGTGCCGGCCACGTTCTTCCGCTGCGCGACCGACCCCAACGGGCCGAGTGCCTTCGAGCTCCTGCACGGCGGCCAGCTCGATCTCGACGGCGATCGCGTCGGAGATCTGTGCGACAAGGACCGGGACGACGACGGCGTTCTCGAGGACGCCGACGGGGATCCCAACAGGTATCAACCCTGTGTCGGGGGACAGCGGACGGGATGCGACGACAACTGCCCCGACACCACCAATGCCACGCAGCACGACGCGGACAGCGACGGCGTCGGCGACGCGTGCGACAACTGCCCGAGGCGGCGCAACGGCTACTGCGATCCGAACGACGAAGCGACCTTCAGCCTCTGCGACGCCAATCATGACCGCCAGCTGGAACCCGACGAGATCCTGAACCGCGGCCAGGCCGACACGGAGGCCGATCCCAACGGGCGGACAGAGGATCCGAACGGCGTCAGCTTCCGCGATGGGATCGGCGACGCCTGCGATAACTGCCCCACGGTGCCGAACGGCACGTGCGGGCTCACGGCGCTCCCCTACGCGTGCGACGTGAATCTGGACGGGACCACGACATCGGCGGAGTCCGCGCTCGGCAACCAGCGGGATCAGGACGGCGATCACGTGGGCGACGCGTGCGACCCGGACCGCGACAACGACCTCGTCCCCCAGGATCTCGCCGATCCCAACGCCCCGGGGTCGCTGCTCCCGACGTGCGCCGGCGGCGCGACGACCGGCTGCAACGACAATTGCCGGACGAAGCGAAACCCGACGCAGGCCGACGCCGACTCCGACGGGATCGGGGACCTCTGCGACAACTGCCCCACGGTCTACAACCCCTCCCAGAGCAATTTCGACCGCGACAAGGAAGGGGACGCCTGCGACCTCGACGACGACAACGACGGCGTCAACGAGGGGATCCCCGATCCGAGCGACCCCAACAACCTCCTTCCGCCGTGCGCCCCCGACCCGAACGGCAATTTCTCGAACTGCAACGACAACTGCCCGTTCCTGTTCGACAAGAGGCAGTCCGACATCGACCACGACGGCACGGGGGACAGCTGCGACCCGGACCTTGACGGGGACGGCATCGATCAGTTCTTCCCGGCCGACCCGAACACGGTCTTCGCCGCGATCGATCCGAACGTGGGGTTCACCGACCCCAACAATCTGATCCCGATCTTCCGCTGCATCGGCGGCGCGCTGGCCGGCTGCTCCGACAACTGTCCCCGCCTGCCGAACGGCGCCTGCGATCCCAACGACGTCCTCTCCCTGCCGCGATGTGACGTCAACTTCGACGGCGTGACCGATCCCAACGAGCTCGCGCTGGGAAACCAGGCGGACGGGGACGGCGACGGCGTGGGGGACGCGTGCGACAACTGTCCGAACAAGCCCAATTCGGACCAGGCGGACGCGAACGGAGACGGCATCGGCGACGCGTGCGATGTGGACATCGACCGCGATTGCGTCCTGACGCACTACGACCCGAACGTCCCCGCCCCCGGCTACTGCACCGGCGGCATCACCGTGCTCGCCGACGACAACTGCGCTTCGACGTACAACCCGAACCAGGAGGACGCGGATTTCGACCTCGTGGGAGACGCCTGCGACAACTGCTCGATGGCGCCGAACGGCGCGTGCGATCCGAATCAGCCGGCGACGCTCCCGCTCTGCGACGTCGACATGAACGGCGTGACCGGTCCCGCCGAGATCGCGATCTCCGGCCAGCTCGACACCGACCACGACGGGCTCGGGGACGCGTGCGAGCCGTCGCTGAAATGCATCGCGATCCCGCGAATCGGCATCGCCGACTCCGACGCCGACCGCATCGACGACGACGGGGACATGGACGGCACGCCGGGAGACAACCCCTGCCGGGCCGGGGACGTGAGCCGGTGCGACGACAACTGTCCGTGCACGCCCAACTCCGCACAGCTCGACGCCGACGGGGATGGGGTCGGAGACGATTGCGACGCCGACGCGGACGGAGACTGCGTGCTGACCGTCTACGATCCGAACGAGCCCGCTCCCGCCAATTGTCCCGGCGGGGTGGCGATTCCGGCCAGCGACAACTGCCCGGGCGTGTACAACCCGACCCAGGCCGACGCCGACGGCGACGGCGTGGGGGACGCGTGCGACAGCTGCCCCAATCCCCCGTATGCGGGGGCGTTGCAGTCCGACTCCGACGAGGACGGCATCGGCGATGCCTGCGACAACTGCCCGTCCGTCTACAACCCGCAGCAGACCGATGCGAACCAGAACGGCACGGGCGACGCCTGCGAGGGCGTCGGCCTCGAGCTCACCCTCACGCCTCGGGGCGGCTCGAAGGGCGCGGTGACGCCGGGCGGATTCGTCGGCTTCGACGTCCGGCTCCGCAATCGGACGCAGGCGGGAGCCCGCGCGGACGTCAGCGTCACACTTCGGGATCCGTCCGGGCGCATCGTCCAGCGCCGGAAGCCGTTCGTCCTCGAAGGATTCGCGGGCGTGACCTCGACGTCGCCGTCCAGCATGAACATCCCGCACGACGGGAAGCGCGGCACATGGCTGATCGTGGCGGACGCGCAGGTGCGGGACTCCCAGGTCACCCTGTCCGCGGCCCTGGCCGTCACCGTCAAGTAG
- a CDS encoding flavin reductase translates to MPLAKSAWRPSPLIGQIVLVSSRSLRGEVHVAAKSWISMVASEPPTLSLACRISHRTAINILETREFVVNVPGDEISPKVWLAAESLVSSSEGEPAVWTLRPATRVAPPLVEECRAHFECVLDSSKRFNDEELVLYGRILEVSVDERLLQGPAEERYAALRPLVYLEEGVYGILEGARRVESRDEQA, encoded by the coding sequence GTGCCGCTCGCCAAGAGCGCATGGCGCCCCTCTCCCCTGATCGGCCAGATCGTCCTCGTCTCGTCGAGGAGCCTGCGCGGGGAGGTGCACGTCGCCGCCAAGAGCTGGATTTCGATGGTCGCCTCCGAGCCTCCCACCCTCTCCCTCGCGTGCCGCATCTCCCATCGGACCGCGATCAACATCCTCGAGACGCGCGAATTCGTCGTCAACGTGCCCGGGGACGAGATCTCGCCGAAGGTCTGGCTCGCGGCGGAGAGCCTCGTCTCGTCCTCCGAGGGAGAGCCGGCGGTCTGGACCCTGAGGCCCGCCACCCGCGTCGCGCCGCCCCTCGTGGAAGAGTGCAGGGCCCACTTCGAGTGCGTTCTCGATTCCTCCAAACGGTTCAACGACGAAGAGCTTGTCCTCTACGGGAGGATTCTCGAGGTGAGCGTGGACGAGCGCCTGCTGCAGGGACCCGCCGAAGAGCGCTACGCCGCGCTCCGGCCCCTGGTCTACCTCGAGGAGGGGGTGTACGGCATTCTGGAGGGCGCCCGGCGGGTGGAAAGCCGTGACGAACAAGCCTGA
- the rsmD gene encoding 16S rRNA (guanine(966)-N(2))-methyltransferase RsmD yields MRIIGGDLRGRKIKAPPGISTRPTSDRVREAIFNVLASRIRGAGFLDAYAGTGAIGIEALSRGASTCVFVENGAVASRTLRENLAALGLSDRATSMALTFDLAVRELARSGRSFDIIYLDPPYAAGEILAALHACASDEILAESGLLVAEHDSTRPLPEREAGLLLGRTLKYGGTSLSMYSRG; encoded by the coding sequence GTGAGGATCATCGGCGGCGACTTGCGTGGGAGGAAGATCAAGGCCCCGCCGGGGATTTCGACGAGGCCGACATCCGATCGGGTTCGCGAGGCGATATTCAACGTGCTGGCCTCCCGGATCCGCGGCGCCGGATTCCTCGACGCGTACGCGGGGACAGGGGCGATCGGCATCGAGGCGCTCAGCCGGGGCGCGTCGACGTGCGTCTTCGTGGAGAACGGCGCGGTGGCGTCGAGGACGCTTCGGGAGAATCTCGCGGCGCTCGGGCTGAGCGACCGGGCGACCTCGATGGCTCTCACCTTCGACCTCGCGGTGCGCGAGCTTGCGAGATCGGGGCGGTCTTTCGACATCATTTACCTGGACCCACCGTACGCTGCGGGGGAAATCCTGGCTGCGCTCCATGCCTGCGCGTCGGATGAGATCCTCGCGGAGAGCGGCCTCCTCGTCGCGGAGCACGACTCGACGCGACCGCTTCCGGAACGGGAGGCCGGACTGCTCCTGGGCCGCACCCTGAAGTACGGCGGCACCTCGCTCTCGATGTACTCCCGCGGTTGA
- a CDS encoding tetratricopeptide repeat protein has product MRDRHSHPFPWLLRASVLLILVPSAACVSTANYRAAVAEKERVQRENFELRRSLAEARVRAQEALEASSGAAPPARSTGATDNRAGADGGVVPAAIAPEGFAGPSTPISDEDVRRPESAAPAASGADGLLRAARSYISSGKPREAIDVLTRLISDFPFSPLLPEAFLERASARLGLGDRHGALEDFDTVTEAFPASPRAAEARRQASLLRH; this is encoded by the coding sequence ATGCGCGATCGCCATTCTCACCCCTTCCCGTGGCTCCTCCGGGCCTCCGTGCTCCTGATTCTCGTTCCGTCCGCGGCCTGCGTCTCCACCGCGAACTACAGGGCCGCCGTCGCCGAGAAGGAGAGGGTTCAGCGCGAGAACTTCGAGCTTCGCCGCAGCCTCGCCGAGGCGCGCGTCCGGGCGCAGGAGGCCCTCGAGGCCTCCTCCGGAGCGGCGCCGCCGGCGCGGAGCACCGGGGCCACCGACAACCGTGCCGGCGCGGACGGGGGAGTCGTGCCGGCGGCGATCGCACCCGAGGGATTCGCGGGGCCGTCGACGCCTATCTCGGATGAGGATGTCCGGCGGCCGGAGAGCGCCGCGCCGGCGGCCTCGGGGGCGGATGGCCTGCTCCGCGCCGCGCGGAGCTACATCAGTTCCGGCAAACCCCGGGAGGCGATCGACGTGCTCACCCGCCTCATCTCCGATTTTCCGTTCTCGCCCCTCCTCCCCGAAGCGTTCCTCGAAAGAGCGTCCGCCCGTCTCGGCCTCGGCGATCGCCACGGAGCCCTCGAGGACTTCGACACGGTCACCGAAGCGTTCCCGGCGAGCCCTCGCGCCGCGGAGGCCCGCCGGCAAGCCTCTTTGCTCCGCCACTGA
- a CDS encoding LysM peptidoglycan-binding domain-containing protein, translating into MVGNHWTPYVPPDPESFPAGSQVHIIEPHDTLWDLSAKYLTNAWLWPQLWDVNQYITDSHWIYPGDPLLLPGAPTVIGEAPAQPAPVATAETPAPAAAAAQEEFEEPPPEVPAAPAAPAMPPPPALPPLASSSEIYCSTRILPSFEKPPLFVAEKEEGAKTVLSNGDIIFLSQGSQAGIQPGQIFSVVRNEHEVYHPMHPDERLGTAVRSIGRVRIIAVQTDAATAEIVNACDAVGVGDSLVPFQEVPVPLSSPVAFQQYGVEIKGENDGYIIHVADDKASFGQGDIVNINLGSDNGVQSGDLFTVFREWGGAVNFYAPEMYIDGQQARAEKMKETGAQPQFSQIVLGQLVVLGIEDKTATAKVLVAVREMSVGDKVELR; encoded by the coding sequence ATGGTGGGAAACCACTGGACCCCGTACGTTCCGCCGGATCCCGAGAGCTTCCCGGCCGGCTCCCAGGTTCACATCATCGAGCCGCACGACACGCTGTGGGATCTATCGGCGAAGTACCTCACGAACGCGTGGCTCTGGCCCCAGCTCTGGGACGTGAACCAGTACATCACCGATTCGCACTGGATCTACCCGGGTGATCCGCTGCTCCTGCCGGGGGCGCCCACCGTGATCGGTGAGGCTCCGGCGCAGCCCGCGCCCGTCGCGACGGCGGAGACGCCCGCGCCTGCGGCTGCGGCCGCGCAGGAGGAGTTCGAGGAGCCGCCGCCCGAGGTCCCCGCGGCTCCGGCGGCGCCGGCGATGCCGCCCCCTCCCGCGCTCCCACCGCTCGCGTCCAGCTCCGAGATCTACTGCAGCACGCGAATCCTGCCTTCCTTCGAGAAGCCGCCGCTCTTCGTCGCGGAAAAGGAGGAGGGGGCCAAGACGGTTCTCTCGAACGGCGACATCATCTTCCTGAGCCAGGGCTCACAGGCTGGGATTCAGCCCGGGCAGATATTCAGCGTCGTTCGGAACGAGCACGAGGTCTACCATCCCATGCATCCCGATGAGCGACTCGGCACGGCTGTGAGATCGATCGGCCGCGTCCGGATCATCGCCGTCCAGACGGACGCCGCGACGGCCGAAATCGTCAACGCCTGCGACGCCGTCGGCGTGGGCGACTCCCTGGTGCCGTTCCAGGAGGTGCCCGTCCCGCTCTCTTCGCCCGTCGCCTTCCAGCAGTACGGCGTCGAGATCAAGGGGGAGAACGACGGCTACATCATCCACGTCGCCGACGACAAGGCGAGCTTCGGCCAGGGGGACATCGTCAACATCAACCTCGGCTCGGACAACGGGGTGCAGTCCGGCGACCTGTTCACGGTGTTCCGTGAGTGGGGTGGCGCCGTCAACTTCTACGCGCCGGAGATGTACATCGACGGACAGCAGGCGAGGGCCGAGAAAATGAAGGAGACGGGCGCCCAGCCTCAGTTCAGTCAGATCGTCCTTGGCCAGCTCGTGGTCCTCGGCATCGAGGACAAGACCGCAACGGCCAAGGTGCTCGTTGCGGTCCGCGAGATGAGCGTCGGCGACAAGGTCGAGCTCAGGTAG
- the amrA gene encoding AmmeMemoRadiSam system protein A gives MSDPAGFDRPGRLSSESRARLLALARTTLDRYLGDGSLPGPRAECFPDPRVAGLFVSLHAGDRLRGCVGIMGAGASLDDLVAECAAAAARDSRFAPVRLDELERISIEISILGTARPVSSPSEITAGEDGLIVTMGGQRGVLLPQVARERGWDATRFIEEACSKAGLRRDAWRAGACVEAFPAEVFGERAPLRPVGAT, from the coding sequence ATGAGCGATCCGGCCGGCTTCGACCGGCCGGGGCGATTGTCATCGGAATCGCGCGCCCGGCTTCTGGCGCTCGCCCGCACCACCCTCGACCGGTATCTCGGTGATGGATCACTCCCGGGCCCTCGTGCCGAGTGCTTCCCGGATCCTCGCGTCGCCGGCCTCTTCGTTTCACTGCACGCGGGCGACCGTCTGCGCGGGTGCGTGGGCATCATGGGCGCGGGCGCATCCCTCGACGACTTGGTGGCCGAATGCGCCGCGGCCGCGGCGAGGGACTCTCGTTTCGCGCCGGTGAGGCTCGATGAGCTCGAGCGGATCTCGATCGAGATCTCGATTCTGGGGACGGCGCGCCCCGTGAGCTCGCCGTCCGAGATCACGGCCGGCGAGGACGGGCTCATCGTCACGATGGGGGGCCAGCGGGGCGTGCTCCTGCCCCAGGTGGCTCGGGAGCGCGGCTGGGACGCGACGCGGTTCATCGAGGAGGCCTGCTCCAAGGCAGGCCTCCGTCGCGACGCCTGGCGGGCGGGAGCGTGCGTGGAGGCGTTCCCCGCCGAGGTCTTCGGCGAGCGCGCCCCCCTCCGCCCGGTCGGGGCTACCTGA
- the pnp gene encoding polyribonucleotide nucleotidyltransferase, which yields MRITRTINVGGRELTIECGHLAKQADGAVTVRYGDTVVLVTACADRKPKENIDFVPLTVDYRENTYAAGKIPGGFFKREGRPNEKETLTSRLIDRPLRPLFPHAWDCETQVVALVLSYDQQNDPDVLAVTGGSAALFLSDIPFTTPIAAVRVGLINGEFVLNPSDQEPGPSRLDLAIAGTKTDVVMVEAGASEVSEEEIVRAIAFGHREIVKIVELQEDMARALGKTKRPVRSKEFPADLYAKIEASISGPLLEALSIRGKIESYKAMGRVLQILQEGIPPEDAAQRSLAKRIYEDVLQKICRREILARRRRVDGRGFAEIRSISSEIGILPRTHGSAIFTRGETQALVTVTLGTSADAQRIDFLEGESKRRFMLHYNFPPFSVGEVKFLRGPGRREIGHGALAERALKAMIPDADGFPYTIRLVSDILESNGSSSMASICGGALALMDAGVPLRAPIAGIAMGLFKEGDDYAILSDIAGVEDHYGDMDFKVAGTRNGITAVQMDIKIGGISIAIMEKALAQAREGRFFILDRMADTIGIARDHISTFAPRMLTMRIPKDKIREVIGPGGKMIRSIVDRTGAKIEIDDDGKVEIASIDEASARLAMEIISELTAEAEVGKTYTGKVKRIVTFGAFVEIMPGLEGLLHVSEIAPYHVREVTDELSEGQEITVKVIDIDGQNKIRLSRRALLSDEEVAAARASHPQQAHAGGSSRGDGGEGGHGGPRGGDHGRGGDRGGPRRRRN from the coding sequence GTGAGAATTACGAGAACCATCAACGTGGGTGGTCGCGAACTGACCATCGAGTGCGGGCATCTGGCCAAGCAGGCGGACGGAGCGGTGACGGTACGCTACGGCGACACCGTCGTGCTGGTCACGGCGTGCGCCGACAGGAAGCCCAAGGAGAACATCGATTTCGTTCCGCTCACGGTCGACTACCGTGAGAACACGTACGCGGCAGGGAAGATTCCCGGCGGATTCTTCAAGCGAGAGGGGCGCCCGAACGAGAAGGAGACCCTGACGTCCCGACTCATCGACCGCCCCCTGCGTCCGCTCTTCCCCCACGCATGGGACTGCGAGACCCAGGTCGTCGCTCTCGTCCTCTCGTACGACCAGCAGAACGACCCCGACGTCCTCGCCGTCACCGGCGGGTCCGCCGCGCTCTTCCTCTCGGATATCCCGTTCACGACACCCATCGCCGCCGTGCGCGTGGGCCTCATCAACGGCGAGTTCGTGCTGAACCCGTCGGATCAGGAGCCCGGACCGAGCCGTCTCGACCTGGCGATCGCGGGTACGAAGACCGACGTCGTCATGGTTGAAGCCGGCGCGAGCGAAGTCTCGGAGGAAGAGATCGTCCGGGCGATCGCGTTCGGACATCGCGAGATCGTCAAGATCGTCGAGCTCCAGGAGGACATGGCGCGCGCGCTCGGCAAGACCAAGCGCCCGGTGCGATCGAAAGAGTTCCCGGCCGATCTCTACGCCAAGATCGAGGCGAGCATCTCCGGACCGCTCCTCGAGGCCCTGTCGATCCGCGGCAAGATCGAGAGTTACAAGGCGATGGGGAGAGTCCTTCAGATCCTCCAGGAGGGAATCCCGCCCGAGGACGCCGCCCAGCGCTCGCTCGCGAAGCGCATCTACGAGGACGTTCTCCAGAAAATCTGCCGGCGGGAGATCCTCGCGCGCCGGCGCCGCGTCGACGGGAGAGGGTTCGCGGAGATTCGCTCGATCTCCTCGGAGATCGGCATTCTTCCCCGCACGCATGGTTCCGCGATCTTCACGCGCGGCGAGACCCAGGCGCTCGTCACCGTCACGCTGGGAACGTCGGCGGACGCACAGAGAATCGACTTCCTCGAGGGGGAGTCGAAACGGCGGTTCATGCTCCACTACAACTTCCCGCCCTTCTCCGTGGGCGAGGTCAAGTTCCTGCGGGGCCCGGGCCGGCGTGAAATCGGCCACGGCGCGCTCGCCGAGCGCGCGCTCAAGGCGATGATTCCCGACGCCGACGGCTTCCCGTACACGATCCGACTGGTCTCCGACATCCTCGAATCGAACGGCTCGTCCTCCATGGCCTCCATCTGCGGCGGCGCGCTGGCGCTGATGGACGCGGGCGTTCCGCTCCGCGCCCCCATCGCGGGGATCGCGATGGGCCTCTTCAAGGAAGGGGACGACTACGCGATTCTCTCCGACATCGCGGGGGTCGAGGACCACTACGGCGACATGGACTTCAAGGTCGCCGGCACGCGCAACGGCATCACCGCCGTCCAGATGGACATCAAGATCGGCGGCATCTCCATCGCGATCATGGAGAAGGCACTGGCTCAGGCGCGCGAGGGGAGATTCTTCATCCTCGACCGCATGGCCGACACGATCGGCATCGCGAGAGATCACATCTCCACGTTCGCGCCCCGCATGCTGACGATGAGAATACCGAAGGACAAGATCCGCGAGGTCATCGGACCGGGCGGGAAGATGATCCGCTCCATCGTGGACCGGACCGGAGCCAAGATCGAGATCGACGACGACGGAAAGGTCGAGATCGCCTCGATCGACGAGGCGTCGGCCCGGCTGGCGATGGAGATCATCTCCGAGCTGACGGCCGAGGCCGAGGTCGGCAAGACCTACACGGGAAAGGTGAAGCGCATCGTCACCTTCGGCGCGTTCGTCGAGATCATGCCCGGCCTGGAGGGGCTTCTCCACGTTTCCGAAATCGCTCCGTACCACGTCCGTGAGGTCACCGACGAGTTGTCGGAAGGCCAGGAGATCACGGTCAAGGTGATCGACATCGACGGCCAGAACAAGATCCGTCTCAGCCGCCGCGCCCTTCTCTCCGACGAGGAAGTGGCCGCCGCGAGAGCGAGCCACCCGCAGCAGGCCCACGCCGGCGGCTCCTCGCGCGGAGACGGCGGTGAGGGGGGCCACGGAGGCCCCCGCGGCGGAGATCACGGGCGAGGCGGAGATCGCGGCGGACCCCGGCGACGCCGGAACTGA
- the rpsO gene encoding 30S ribosomal protein S15 — translation MALSKERKTVIISEHRAHETDTGSPEVQIALLSRRIEDLTEHFKGHNKDHHSRRGLLKLVGKRRRLLDYLKDNDTGRYQTVIERLGIRK, via the coding sequence TTGGCGCTTTCGAAAGAGCGAAAAACCGTCATCATCTCAGAGCACCGCGCCCACGAGACGGACACCGGCTCCCCCGAGGTACAGATCGCCCTGCTCAGCAGGCGCATCGAGGATCTCACGGAGCACTTCAAAGGGCACAACAAGGATCACCATTCGAGACGTGGCCTGCTCAAGCTCGTCGGCAAGCGGCGCCGCCTGCTCGATTACCTGAAGGACAACGACACGGGACGCTACCAGACGGTGATCGAGCGTCTCGGCATTCGCAAGTAG